From Osmerus eperlanus chromosome 16, fOsmEpe2.1, whole genome shotgun sequence:
ATACATTGAGTTATGTATTTACCTGGGCAggcctacagtagctagctagccaggcaGTATTCAATCTGTTGGTCCAAATACTTTCgttggctagcaagctagctggctagcaccCCGGACACAACACCAGTAGCACTCTTTGTAGATCACTGACTGGGCAAGGAATGGTAATGATAGAACAATTATattaattatgaaaaataattcaACAGGCTTTATTGTTAGCTAGCAATGGACTACTTTACACTAACCTAGCAAGTATAAAATCAGGTGACGAATCTAAACAAATCCTGTAGGCGTGGCCAGATAATGCGTCATCGCCGTGCGGGTTGCAGTGGTCAAACGCAAGTACAGTACGTAAGAGCAGCTGATAGATCTTCATGGTATTAATAATGGTAGATTTTTTACTATTGAGAAGATACAATAGTAGTTTGACAGCTGCAATGGGTTTCTGAAATTAAATTCACACGTGTTTTCATGAGCAGTGTGATCAGTGTTATTACTGGGAGAATACCTGTCCTCTATGTTCAAACTAGCATTACGAAAAGAAAGCCTATTATTTGTGCATAGAGTTGCTCTAGAGACAGGCCCTTATAGACCTAGCTCAGTAGGCTAGAGATTATGATGCTGTTAAACACAGCATGAAGATATAACTGCCATAAGGGTTtctatttaattatattctaatcccacttagtactgctagtttatgtacccttagtatagatagtccacatatttaaattttaggtccctatatgtttattgtatgcaccttcctgccaaagcaaattccttgtctgtgcaaactttcatggcgaataaatcccattctgattctgattctaagcATGCAACTAAGACTGTATGCTGAAGATGTTCACATGGCTCTcaagtgtcaagcattgagcgtgacagtcactcatttcggtcttttgtcacgcactcccactacacattgtatttctcacgcggaaaaactatttataatatatttaatatgcagggccggattaacaattttctgtgccctgggcaacaaggtttaaggccccccctccccccctgtgtttgatgtgacgCTATTACGGATGTCCAAAattatttaacaatgattaaacatggatttacctgaaagtgatgctttccttcccctgactcctgttatcgttttaagcccattttagaaaagttgacctagcctactgtcaaagtgcgtcagcccactgagggaagggcacccacagcTAGCTTGGGAAATTGAgtgtgtagcctatttgttttgttttggggggggggggggcaccatcgtaactttttgtgagcatttaaataggctacatctcttgttctgcctgttttgtaatatacgtgtctaatatttctatactaaaataatatcggtattataagtattataactatgatgatttttcagttggctattttttggtgccccctcaggagttggtgccctacgcacagcgcgtagtgagcgttatgggagcggcggcactggctactatactacacaaacactgtttttgacgtgatttaacataacattttgatcgaacgagttgtaataaagtactcacattaaggaaagttaggactgcgttcataacgtgatgtaacattttagttgacattgtccagggccccttagatgtaatgtgcccctgggcaagtgcccagttgccctaatggttaatccggccctgttaacccttgtgttatcttcgggtcattctgacccatcagtcattgtgacccaccgtcgtattgcgacagatttactgcatacaaagacaaagtgaagcattttcttttaacagctaggctgtctcagaccccccacattgcaaaggttaaaataaaattattttaatttgtttttgtattgggtaaaattgggtaaacacaacgatggttcattatgaacctttgggtcatgtgacccgaaggcagcacgagggttaatatgcCGCAGCGCCTAATCAAGCGCGTCTCGGTTGGAGTTGttagtcgagcctgccacttatcagccaatcaaaaaacAGAACTGGGCTACGCAATAGCCAATCAGAAAAGAACACTATTGTATCTGGGTACGATTTAACGCAACAACCAAtgaaaaaaagcatatcctggaATTGTTCACGTGATTCTGTTACAACATCTTCTGAAAGTTTCGTTCACCCACAGAGgaaaccactggagctcgagcatcactttgagcacagagTAGGTCATGATCTCCTGTTAATCTTACAacaaattcacaacttgtttgacacaaatgacaacttgactgctgttagaaaatgtttcccagataattagcatcagtttttcatgagtgtctgtaacttagccaacagttttacagtctgttcactgacaacacctgctcagaacaagtattctaggcctagtcatattttcgttatcacacgatgactgacacattgtcacattataaacatctctctCCAAATTGGCTTAATAAtgttattagcactaaatacattttacatgtattgcatagtcgatgttataggtcaaatttaaaatcatgtcatattttataatcATATGGCATTAATCATTGCATCTgtctttcaaagatgtcaggtaaaaagcaattaatcaattaattaattttgacccccggggaggggggaatgtcactcttgcctgtcttcaaaacttgagagccctgtgttCAATGGGACTTACAGATGGTGGCTATGCAAGCCAACACTCGAATGAATTCGAATGAAAACAAAGCCGAGAAACCGCACAAACAGGTATGATTAGTCTAGCTTTCACGCCCTCCTCATACTTGAGACCTGTTTGTACATGCCTGGCCTGTTAAGCCCCTGTGCATCATAAAACCCTAAAGAGTTTGAACTCCACACAAATTATACGacataacaaacacacagtatttTGCAATGCTCTTCTGTCACTTCCTCGTTTTCAAAACCTGAAGTGGCCGAAGTCTTTTCCCTTGTGCATACAACCAGCCAGGATTACCTGTGTGTTTATTACAGTGTCTTCAGTGCATTTACTCAAGGTAACTCagatttgttttttataaaataATAGAATTTCCTTTGCTATCAATCTAAGTGAAGTTAGCTGTAATATAAATCTATTGCATTACTTACCTTTGTATCATTGTATGTATATTAGTCCTTGGGACCCAACTGTTAAACCGCACACATTGCTCATCAGTTTTAGGCGTTGTGTCATATTTCCCTTTTCTCTTTTATAAGCACCAAGAAAACCCTTGACTGTATAAATTACCTTGTGTGTTTAACGTTATATTGACAGTTTCTTCTTAGCACATCTTGAATCAAGATTATTGTCGTATCGACACCCATTAACTCATTgtaattcaacacacacacagctttctaCACAACTATTCATATTCTGCTGGCACTTTCGCATTTTTAAAAGCTGTGACGAATCAACGTGTAAAACAAATTCTGTAGTAAAGCATCCTCAAGGTGGGATCCTGCTTGTTCTACTGCATAACAGGTTTATTTCCGTTAACACTTGAGATCAAATCTATGAAACTTTGTATGACCCATGGGCGTATATTTAGCGGGGGACGCTAGGTActagtccccaccaatattttaagatgacaaaattgtccccaccaatattttagcAAACTCATTTGTGCTGTAATTTGGATCGATTCcgaaaaaatattttgcacaatatatttgcaaaactcatttgtattattgttcgtcgcccagaaaagtgcaaaaatacattttcaagttATCCAACGCGCCCTCGAGCCTGCGAGACAAGATGATGTAATTTAATTGGCTGAAGTGGCAGTCAGAATCAGTGGCAGTCAGAAACACTTGACACGTGAATCttgacttgcagaaagagagctgtCAGTAGTCTGACACGGTAAACTACTAAATACGCCAGGAAATAataaagcctcatattagtatttcATTTGGTatcagcattgatatttttgacccttttgtgataggaaaatgtcacccaaaaAGAAAAGATGTATCAGAAGTTTTTTCACCACCCAGAGAGTAAGTAGCTAGCAAGGTCgttgttagttagctagctaagtaGGAAAACTACCCACACAGTGCAAACCTGCTAGCCTTACATCGCCACCCATtctacaatggaaacatgttttgaaagttgttagtgtagtagagcatgtaacttttgcttgtattaaatctatccctagcgtctgcaatctttcgaccagtgtgttagcagaagctggtcttgttgaagccagaaggataaagctaacctacccacataatgggaccgtgctagtttagcctagtaccagcaggctagcaatttaaaagtgatattaactggTAGTTGGGCCTATATAatcccttggatagtaatatggctatccctgtaatctcgaccaatgtcagcagtcaactaagcatggttagtgtctgtattaaattgatgaattactgtgtaggtagtaaaaaggtgctataaattgggatgcccaaatataaatcattatttcattgctcagaagtccagtacagatgatgtaggcctagtacagctcCATAAAACCTAAACCAACCATTACCTacatattttaaaagaaatcgttgggggggggcggggcggggccttcagtgtccctaccaaagctgagaccaaacctaTGCCCTTGGTATGACCGATATGCAGAAATAAACATTGTTCCATGCGTTACGTGGGGATTTTCCCATACCCCAATGCCTCTTTCAACCataaagatcctgtaaaatggatttgaaaatgagttttaagttcatcacaccacagaagaatttgTTGacaactacccatccaaattcgaatgaaaaaaaacagataagtatgttaaattaggctttgaaatcgtgagaaaatcagcagtcttctcagcttgagactggggggggccgTGTCGCCTGAAGAtgaatctccgccccctcgaatttcttgaatttagcaacaacagcaacatgagctaaatcaattgcagatatcagaacagacctacctgcagtctctgagtgttttatgtattaattactttgtctttgtgtACCAGCAGATTAACAGAAttaaccgtctgtgatctgacgtaggtCGCTGTGATGTAGATCGGTTGGGTTTTGGCTCCGCCAATAGcctacaaaacctgagctgaaaacggaagagaaactgttccacatttcagtgcgacagtGTTctcgctttgcacatgctttcagaaactaatttcacacgtacataatgtactgagaagcaaatcaggaaatttgctttacaggaacTTTAAGTAAATTTTACTTCCTCTGTTCCTCTACAGTGTTCTTTCAAGCCACAGTGTAAAATCTGAGAAACCCAGGCATCGTCATGGAAATCTCAGTACCATCCATACTGCTGGGCTTGGGAGGGAAGAGTCTCCTTAACTGGACCTTGGTTCTGCTCCAGAAGAAACACATGTTCTGGAGCTTTCTAGGAGTGTTCTCCTGTTCCCTGGCGTTGGTGGACTCTCTCCTgaccctcagtctctctgtcctccacctccaAGGAGACCTTTGTGTCCTGGGTGTGCGGCTTACTAGACATCACGTGTGCCTGTTGGTTCAAATCTTTTCTTACACCTACGATGCCCTGAACTGGCCAGTTCTGACAGCGTCTGCGTTGGACCACTTCTGGATCCTTCTCCCTGGTCCGACATCTGCGTCAAGGGGACTGAAGCTTTGTTACATCACGGCCACCTGCCTTTTGTGGACTCTGGTCCTTCTCTATGTTTTCTTGGTATCGGGGTTCCGTCCTGTGTTTGGGAACGAGCCCCACCACCTGTTGCACCAGTGCTGGGTGCTATCCAGCACTCAGATGCCACAGGTTGCCATGGTGCTCTTCCTGACTATTGTGTGTGCGGTACTGCACATGCTAACAGGGCTTCCCCTGTCAAAGAACCGGGCTTCAAAAGAAACCAAGACCGATGCAAAGTCCAAAAATGCTACAATTGGCCAGTGTTTGTGGATATTTCTGAGTACCTGGGTTTGTTTCATATTGCTCCTGACTGTTATCTTGATGCTGCCTGACGGGATACCTGCCTACCTGGGATTGAACGTCGCCTGGCTGTGTTTCACCCGCAGTTTTATTataggtgtgtttgtttggtggTCAGCCCCACAGTTAGAGGAGTGTTCAGCCTTCAGTGACTATTTCTGCGACTGGAGGTTAAGTTTCCTGACCGATCAGGAAAACCCATGAAGCCATAATGCAACACTCACAAACTCTTAAAAAgacctggggcctgtactacgaatcaaggtTTGGCGTTAACGAgttaacttcaggttcaacccagggttttctgtattacgacggtggatcacttgttaccggggtagatcgccatggtaacacatgctgaacgcctaacctggtcgggagcaggttaagttgtagatcagagatcaaccggtataaaagccccgcccactaactcattcttgatGATAATGAcgtcaccgttcatagaagatcctgcggagcttggtgcgcggatagtgagaggtgcgctcagaagagccagaacatttagagaccgacaaaTCCCTTTGGCATTCCCTGatgagtatctttatgaaagatatagattctcagctgagggaattacgtatctttgccagcttcttgagctgtatgttgccaatgctacacatcgaagccgtgcgCTCAGTCCCACAGACTATGCATAGCGTTGCGTTATTTCGCTACGCTACGGGTACTTTTATGTAGtgtcatgttgatatgttattcCTATTCACTGGagtgtctccccttaaccccTTCCGTTGTCCTTGGTTTGCTTTGACCCATTTTCTAATTATTTCCATATCCGAAATTTGGGTTTCCTTCAacgaaaacatttcaaaccaaaaagaacaatgtgtatggtaccgtacaatgctcttcacaagtgaaataaatg
This genomic window contains:
- the gpr160 gene encoding probable G-protein coupled receptor 160, whose protein sequence is MEISVPSILLGLGGKSLLNWTLVLLQKKHMFWSFLGVFSCSLALVDSLLTLSLSVLHLQGDLCVLGVRLTRHHVCLLVQIFSYTYDALNWPVLTASALDHFWILLPGPTSASRGLKLCYITATCLLWTLVLLYVFLVSGFRPVFGNEPHHLLHQCWVLSSTQMPQVAMVLFLTIVCAVLHMLTGLPLSKNRASKETKTDAKSKNATIGQCLWIFLSTWVCFILLLTVILMLPDGIPAYLGLNVAWLCFTRSFIIGVFVWWSAPQLEECSAFSDYFCDWRLSFLTDQENP